Proteins co-encoded in one Periophthalmus magnuspinnatus isolate fPerMag1 chromosome 20, fPerMag1.2.pri, whole genome shotgun sequence genomic window:
- the zgc:111976 gene encoding mediator of RNA polymerase II transcription subunit 1: METIISGLHRKFSEKSWNETFQLVRRCMDKSRDESKPCEPLMRSMQRLQEVFNVSSINGMKTRLETIAKQQGLGFHVRDGTCYLTADLFYLEVVLLPCGEVEVVKVAPLGGAPVPSESFLEVLRSKDFAKFSKRLGDLFSQYNIPGDNELKLKLFESLQALGKDLEQISHLPRTSVDPSSQTDHINNGIVGTVTFGKEDCPLTVQFFVSPDIGLTPVSEAQVHTAQLTIGLSDVPHRLQVASSISQPPQLDAHGYPMFKSPNEVPCDQVPACFLLKLEPAVAMVPSLWNRLSQITDLPVPDVDLQWAPLPNRLSTDSHKETSDGQDVISAVTVEGRMHTYVFPAEAWEGHRGTLVDTVSFTHLSHVPALLKVLRHQCAINSALMSAITPKCPSLFSELHFEVLPETNTSFTVTFHRPDTDSLAVLVVDVPGSHQVTCRLFGAGLDDPSLEECISAVMRRCHSLPMTLQTLYSKLSERTSCPALLSSPTSTEQADNDHVSPSDVSCAMDTDDTSNTFSHDPTVPEDHATALSSYAAVSVSQSELVPEINPSPPVDPYPIAPVGVFSPWMTNNDQLAELI, from the exons ATGGAAACTATCATTTCTGGTCTGCACAGAAAATTTTCAGAGAAGTCATGGAACGAGACGTTTCAACTTGTGAGAAGATGTATG GATAAATCCAGAGATGAATCCAAACCGTGTGAACCCTTGATGAGATCCATGCAACGGCTCCAGGAGGTTTTTAATG TGTCCTCCATCAATGGCATGAAAACTCGACTGGAAACTATTGCTAAACAACAAGG GCTGGGCTTCCATGTCAGAGATGGCACATGTTATCTGACTGCAGACCTCTTCTACCTGGAGGTGGTGCTGTTGCCCTGTGGGGAAGTGGAGGTGGTCAAAGTGGCCCCACTCGGAGGGGCCCCTGTG CCCAGTGAGTCATTTCTGGAGGTGCTGAG ATCTAAAGATTTTGCTAAGTTTTCAAAGAGGCTTGGAGATCTTTTCAGCCAGTACAACATCCCTGGAGACAA tgaattaaaactgaaactgtTTGAGTCCCTGCAAGCCTTGGGAAAAGATTTAGAGCAAATATCACATTTACCAAG GACCTCAGTTGACCCTAGTTCTCAAACTGACCACATAAACAATGGCATTGTTGGCACGGTTACATTTGGAAAAGAAG ATTGTCCATTGACTGTTCAGTTCTTTGTGTCTCCTGACATTGGATTGACTCCTGTTTCTG AGGCACAGGTCCACACAGCCCAGCTGACCATCGGGCTCAGCGATGTTCCCCATCGCCTCCAGGTGGCATCCTCCATCTCCCAGCCTCCACAGCTTGATGCACACGG ATACCCCATGTTTAAATCTCCAAATGAAGTGCCATGTGATCAGGTGCCAGCCTGTTTCCTGCTTAAGCTGGAGCCGGCAGTTGCAATGGTGCCATCTTTGTGGAACAGGCTCAGTCAGATCACTG ATTTGCCAGTACCAGATGTTGACCTGCAGTGGGCACCATTGCCCAATCGTCTGAGTACAGACAGCCATAAGGAGACTTCAGATGGCCAGGATGTGATTTCTGCTGTG ACTGTAGAAGGCAGGATGCACACATATGTTTTCCCAGCAGAAGCGTGGGAGGGGCATAGAGGCACTTTGGTGGATACTGTTTCCTTCACCCATCTGTCCCATGTGCCGGCCTTACTCAAGGTGCTGCGTCACCAGTGTGCCATTAACTCTGCGCTGATGAGTGCAATAACACCCAAATGTCCAA GTCTCTTCTCTGAGCTGCATTTTGAAGTCCTCCCAGAGACCAACACAAGCTTCACTGTCACcttccacagacctgacacagACTCTCTTGCTGTCT TGGTGGTGGACGTCCCTGGCTCTCATCAGGTGACCTGCAGACTGTTTGGGGCAGGACTGGACGATCCATCATTGGAAGAATGCATCTCTGCTGTTATGAGgag GTGCCATTCCCTCCCTATGACACTGCAGACCTTATACAGTAAACTGAGTGAGAGAACCTCCTGCCCAGCTCTCCTCAGCAGTCCAACCAGCACAGAGCAGGCAGACAATGACCACGTGTCTCCCTCCGACGTCTCCTGCGCCATGGACACAGACGACACCTCCAACACATTCTCCCATGATCCCACTGTGCCAGAGGACCACGCCACGGCTCTGTCCAGTTACGCCGCTGTGTCTGTATCCCAGTCTGAGCTAGTGCCTGAAATAAACCCGAGTCCGCCTGTCGACCCCTATCCCATTGCTCCCGTGGGTGTGTTTTCACCTTGGATGACCAATAATGACCAACTAGCAGAGCTCATTTAG
- the ralaa gene encoding ras-related protein Ral-A has translation MAAAKPKGQNSLALHKVIMVGSGGVGKSALTLQFMYDEFVEDYEPTKADSYRKKVVLDGEEVQIDILDTAGQEDYAAIRDNYFRSGEGFLCVFSITELESFAATVDFREQILRVKEDENVPFLLVGNKSDLDDRRQVSADEAKARAEQWGVCYVETSAKTRANVDKVFFDLMREIRARKMEDSKEKNGKKKSKSLAKRIRERCCIL, from the exons ATGGCTGCTGCTAAGCCTAAAGGCCAGAACTCTCTAGCCCTCCACAAAGTGATCATGGTGGGCAGCGGAGGTGTAGGCAAATCAGCCCTCACTCTGCAGTTCATGTATGACGAG TTTGTGGAGGACTACGAGCCGACCAAAGCAGACAGTTACAGGAAGAAGGTGGTTTTGGACGGAGAGGAGGTGCAGATCGACATCCTGGACACGGCTGGACAAGAGGACTATGCGGCCATTCGGGACAACTACTTCCGCAGTGGCGAGggcttcctctgtgtgttttccATCACTGAGCTGGAGTCCTTCGCAGCCACAGTAGACTTCAG AGAGCAGATTCTGCGGGTGAAAGAAGATGAAAACGTGCCCTTTCTCCTGGTGGGTAACAAGTCGGACTTGGACGACCGGCGGCAGGTGAGCGCAGACGAAGCCAAAGCGCGCGCTGAGCAATGGGGTGTGTGCTACGTGGAGACCTCTGCTAAAACCCGGGCCAATGTGGATAAG GTGTTCTTTGACCTCATGAGGGAAATCCGCGCACGAAAAATGGAGGACAGCAAAGAAAAGAATGGGAAGAAGAAGAGTAAAAGCTTGGCCAAGAGAATTCGAGAGAGATGCTGCATTTTATAG